The following proteins are co-located in the Desulfatitalea tepidiphila genome:
- a CDS encoding TRAP transporter large permease, which yields MSIELMTLAMFATLIAAITLGHQLAFTLAGVATLFGLIDNGFNVPALFNLFANVVWGLMNNYTLVAIPLFIFMAQLLDQSKVAEALFESLYVVLGKIKGGLGLAVVAVCTVFAATTGIIGASVVAMGLLATPALMSKGYQKEMASGIICASGTLGILIPPSIMMVVFAGLTGLKETSVGNLFAGAIFPGLLLSGLYFLYITIRCNLNPRLGPPISREEASRWTSAQKWGMTLKSMLPPLGLILMVMGTILAGIATATEAAGMGALGAFLLALFNKALSWTVIRKSSVATLKTTAMVMMLFIGGNFFSTVFLSMGGGDVVADLFIGSGMNRWLVLIIMMFIVFILGMFVDWAAILFITVPIFMPIAMELDFNPLWFAILMCVNLQTSFLTPPFGYALFYFKGVAPADYTMMHVYKGILPFVALQLASILLLAFFPELITWLPGIFFGE from the coding sequence ATGAGCATCGAACTTATGACCTTGGCCATGTTCGCGACGCTGATCGCGGCCATTACCCTGGGCCACCAGCTGGCGTTCACGCTGGCAGGCGTGGCGACGCTTTTCGGACTTATCGACAATGGCTTCAATGTGCCGGCCCTTTTCAATCTTTTTGCCAATGTGGTCTGGGGCTTGATGAACAACTACACCCTCGTGGCGATTCCACTGTTCATCTTCATGGCCCAACTGCTCGATCAATCCAAGGTCGCCGAGGCCCTGTTCGAATCCCTGTACGTGGTGCTCGGCAAAATCAAAGGCGGCCTGGGCCTGGCCGTTGTCGCGGTCTGTACGGTCTTTGCCGCGACCACGGGCATCATCGGCGCTTCGGTGGTGGCCATGGGCCTGCTGGCCACGCCGGCCCTGATGAGCAAAGGATATCAAAAGGAGATGGCCAGCGGCATCATTTGCGCTTCGGGCACCTTGGGCATCCTGATTCCGCCGAGCATCATGATGGTGGTCTTCGCCGGCCTGACCGGCCTCAAGGAGACCTCGGTGGGCAACCTTTTCGCCGGCGCTATTTTTCCCGGCCTACTGCTTTCCGGGCTCTACTTTCTTTATATCACCATCCGCTGCAACCTCAATCCACGCCTGGGGCCGCCCATCAGCCGCGAGGAGGCCAGCAGGTGGACCAGCGCCCAGAAGTGGGGTATGACACTTAAATCGATGCTGCCGCCGCTGGGTCTGATCCTCATGGTCATGGGCACCATCCTGGCCGGCATCGCCACGGCCACCGAGGCCGCCGGCATGGGTGCGCTGGGCGCCTTCCTGCTGGCTCTTTTCAACAAGGCATTGAGCTGGACGGTGATTCGCAAGTCCAGCGTGGCCACCTTGAAAACGACCGCCATGGTCATGATGCTCTTCATCGGCGGCAACTTCTTCTCCACCGTCTTTCTGAGCATGGGCGGCGGCGACGTGGTGGCCGACCTGTTCATCGGCAGCGGCATGAACCGCTGGCTGGTACTGATCATCATGATGTTCATCGTTTTCATCCTGGGCATGTTCGTGGACTGGGCCGCCATCCTGTTCATCACAGTGCCGATTTTCATGCCCATTGCCATGGAGCTCGATTTCAATCCATTGTGGTTTGCGATCCTGATGTGCGTCAACCTGCAGACCTCGTTCCTGACGCCGCCGTTCGGGTACGCGCTCTTCTACTTCAAGGGCGTGGCGCCCGCGGATTACACCATGATGCATGTCTACAAGGGCATTTTGCCGTTTGTCGCCCTCCAGCTGGCCAGCATCCTGTTGCTGGCGTTCTTTCCGGAACTGATCACCTGGCTGCCGGGCATCTTTTTCGGAGAATAG
- a CDS encoding TRAP transporter substrate-binding protein has translation MRRFFQLLMVFFLTACLATAVSAAEKREKFGMDKRHDSAKRVSFKPSTEKIRWKMVMPWDKGLLFYDIAVHFCDSVRLASAGRLDIKPFAAGEMVPAMQSFDTVSQGAAEVGHDWPGYWKGKNEAFVAFASVPFGLDAEGYNIWLYEKGGAEMMNELYGKFNMVALPGGQCGQEMGLFSNKRASKMEDFKGMRVRTVGWYMDILNNLGASVSPLPGGEIYLALERGVIDAAEFSSPAINYPMGFDEITKYAIQPGVHQPGIQCALFFNKPAYDKLPEDLKWIVDIAAKETQLWSYNWINGLNAEAIRRFKQKIEIVHMDKDTLLQFRKTTYEYMEELKKKFPDVKKVVDSQEEFLKSYTDWREARGGAAAWPYETYMGGKILE, from the coding sequence ATGCGGAGGTTTTTCCAACTTTTGATGGTGTTTTTTCTCACTGCATGTCTGGCAACGGCCGTCTCGGCAGCCGAGAAACGCGAAAAATTCGGCATGGACAAACGCCATGACTCGGCCAAACGCGTCTCTTTCAAACCGTCGACCGAAAAGATCCGCTGGAAGATGGTCATGCCCTGGGACAAGGGGCTTCTGTTCTATGACATCGCCGTGCACTTCTGCGACAGCGTCCGTCTGGCGAGCGCCGGCCGTCTGGACATCAAGCCTTTTGCCGCCGGAGAAATGGTGCCGGCCATGCAGAGTTTCGACACCGTGAGCCAGGGCGCAGCTGAAGTGGGCCACGATTGGCCCGGCTACTGGAAGGGCAAAAACGAAGCCTTCGTGGCCTTTGCATCGGTGCCGTTCGGCCTGGACGCAGAAGGGTACAACATCTGGCTCTATGAAAAAGGCGGCGCCGAAATGATGAACGAGCTCTATGGCAAGTTCAACATGGTGGCCCTGCCCGGCGGCCAGTGCGGCCAGGAGATGGGACTTTTTTCCAACAAACGCGCCTCCAAGATGGAAGACTTCAAGGGCATGCGCGTGCGCACCGTGGGCTGGTACATGGACATCTTGAACAACCTGGGCGCCTCGGTCAGCCCACTGCCCGGCGGCGAGATCTACCTGGCCCTGGAGCGCGGCGTGATCGATGCGGCCGAATTCTCCTCGCCGGCCATCAACTATCCCATGGGTTTTGACGAAATCACCAAGTACGCCATCCAGCCCGGTGTCCATCAGCCCGGCATTCAATGCGCCCTCTTCTTCAACAAGCCGGCCTATGACAAACTGCCCGAAGATCTGAAGTGGATTGTCGACATCGCTGCCAAGGAGACCCAGTTGTGGAGCTACAACTGGATCAACGGCCTCAATGCCGAAGCGATCCGAAGGTTCAAGCAGAAGATCGAGATCGTCCACATGGACAAGGATACCCTGCTCCAATTCCGCAAGACCACCTATGAGTACATGGAAGAACTGAAGAAAAAGTTCCCGGATGTCAAGAAGGTGGTGGATTCCCAGGAAGAGTTCCTGAAAAGCTATACCGACTGGCGCGAAGCGCGCGGCGGAGCGGCCGCCTGGCCTTACGAGACCTACATGGGCGGCAAAATCTTGGAATAA
- a CDS encoding SDR family oxidoreductase, translated as METSAPEDLKEPDITREEILKIEEADFHPGHVCIVTGAGTGIGRATALAAAANNLTVVGLDINAPEGEHTARLAGELGGRMHFVLTDLTDDTQVKAGVDQAARQGSIKYLINIAGIQHIDPVDTFPMEKYDLMQRLMLRAPFFLSQLVIPHMRRSADGCGVIAHMASVHAHICTAKKPVYNITKFGLRALAQSISAEGEGRIRSFTVSTGFVRTPLALNQIPAQAAQRGISQEAVVRDVMMGKSRIKTMMAPVEVANLFLFGMSSHGKYLVGGDLLFDGGMVLTY; from the coding sequence ATGGAGACTTCCGCACCTGAAGATTTGAAAGAGCCCGACATTACCCGAGAGGAGATCCTCAAAATCGAGGAGGCCGATTTCCACCCCGGCCATGTCTGCATCGTCACCGGGGCCGGCACCGGCATCGGACGGGCCACGGCCCTGGCCGCGGCAGCCAACAACCTCACGGTAGTGGGACTGGACATCAACGCCCCCGAAGGCGAGCACACGGCCCGGTTGGCCGGTGAATTGGGCGGACGCATGCATTTCGTGCTCACCGATCTGACCGACGACACCCAGGTCAAAGCGGGCGTGGATCAGGCCGCCCGCCAGGGATCCATCAAGTACCTGATCAATATCGCCGGCATCCAGCATATCGATCCGGTCGATACCTTTCCCATGGAAAAGTACGACCTGATGCAACGGCTCATGCTCCGCGCTCCATTTTTTCTTTCTCAGCTGGTCATCCCGCACATGCGCCGATCCGCCGACGGCTGCGGTGTCATCGCCCACATGGCCTCGGTTCACGCCCACATCTGCACGGCCAAAAAGCCGGTCTACAACATCACTAAGTTCGGGCTGCGCGCCCTGGCGCAATCGATCAGCGCCGAGGGAGAGGGTCGTATCCGCTCGTTCACCGTCAGCACCGGTTTCGTGCGCACGCCCCTGGCGCTCAACCAGATCCCGGCCCAGGCCGCCCAGCGGGGCATCTCCCAAGAGGCGGTGGTCCGGGACGTGATGATGGGCAAATCACGCATCAAGACCATGATGGCACCGGTGGAGGTGGCCAACCTGTTTCTCTTCGGCATGTCCAGCCATGGCAAGTATCTGGTGGGCGGCGATCTGCTCTTCGACGGAGGAATGGTGCTGACCTACTAG
- a CDS encoding LutC/YkgG family protein, which yields MKAMAALEETFQKRAEAVSAIVAKVAGMAEAFDYALDLCERKEACQLLAAGCGEPLSADAEALCGLKQQKVIAAPALSTEAWTELKQRCDPKGILLTDRPLRRHLAGIDIGFTMADLGIAETGTLVIDSGSEEVRLATMISEIHVAVLPISRLRRDALSAEAELREFMQKPAGYLAFITGASRTADIERVLAIGVHGPLELHVLMLEEV from the coding sequence ATGAAGGCGATGGCCGCACTGGAAGAGACCTTTCAAAAACGGGCGGAAGCGGTTTCGGCTATAGTCGCGAAGGTTGCCGGGATGGCGGAGGCTTTCGATTATGCGCTCGACTTGTGCGAACGCAAGGAAGCCTGCCAATTGCTGGCTGCCGGCTGCGGCGAGCCGCTCTCGGCAGATGCAGAGGCGCTTTGCGGGTTGAAGCAGCAGAAGGTGATCGCTGCACCGGCCCTATCGACCGAAGCCTGGACTGAGCTCAAGCAGCGATGCGATCCAAAGGGCATCCTGCTCACCGATCGACCCCTGCGTCGACACCTGGCCGGTATCGATATCGGTTTCACCATGGCCGACCTGGGCATCGCGGAAACCGGCACCCTGGTCATCGATTCCGGCAGTGAAGAGGTGCGCCTGGCCACCATGATCAGCGAGATCCACGTGGCTGTGCTGCCGATCTCCAGGCTGCGGCGCGATGCCCTGTCCGCCGAAGCGGAGCTGCGCGAGTTCATGCAGAAGCCCGCCGGCTACTTGGCCTTTATCACCGGCGCCAGCCGCACGGCCGACATCGAGCGTGTGCTGGCCATCGGTGTCCATGGGCCCCTGGAGCTTCATGTGCTCATGTTGGAGGAGGTGTAA
- the ldhH gene encoding L-lactate dehydrogenase (quinone) large subunit LdhH: MQEAKTLKGYRHEVGRALANDFLREAMDKFAVAYRESRARAFAEMDIDALVADVSTAKDQALHRLDHLYSQFKHNAEAMGVKVHLAATADAANRIIADIARDNGVRTVIKSKSMTAEETLLNHHLEHEGLTVTETDLGEWIIQLRHEGPSHMVMPAIHLSRHQVADLFTQVTGQHQDSEIQRLVKVARRELRQKFAQADMGISGANFAIADTGTIGLVTNEGNARLVTTLPRVHVALVGLDKLLPGLLDALKILRVLPRNATGQAITSYVTWITGPAEYHPSETGTAKQMHIVFLDNGRRALAGDPIFSQVLRCVRCGACANVCPVYRMVGGHQYGHIYIGAIGLIVTYFFHGREKARNLVQNCINCGACKAVCAAGIDLPQLIKEVHARIQDEEGHPLQSTMLATVLKNRRLFHTLLRSAQLAQRPVTGGTAYLRHLPHIFSKQHNFRALPAIAERPFRDRWPALRYRVAQPRCKVALFSGCVQDFVYPEQLEAGLRLLSAHGVDVDFPMEQSCCGLPVAMMGENKAARDVARQNVAAIDPDRFDYIVTLCASCASHLRHAYPRLLGDESDVGPKAEKFAAKVQPLSVLLHHILAIDYAAFSAGGETTTYHAPCHLCRGMDEHTAPKALMATAGYGFIPAAEEETCCGFGGTYSAKFPEISAEILTTKLSDIDATGARLLVTECPGCVMQLRGGARQRGMKIRVAHLAEALAERLKI; encoded by the coding sequence ATGCAGGAAGCCAAGACACTCAAAGGCTACCGCCACGAGGTGGGCCGGGCACTGGCCAACGACTTCCTGAGGGAAGCCATGGACAAATTCGCAGTTGCGTATCGGGAGTCGCGCGCCAGGGCATTCGCCGAAATGGACATCGACGCCCTTGTGGCCGACGTGTCCACGGCAAAAGACCAGGCCCTCCATCGGCTGGATCATCTGTACAGCCAATTCAAGCACAACGCCGAGGCCATGGGGGTGAAGGTCCACCTGGCCGCGACTGCCGATGCGGCCAACCGCATCATCGCCGACATCGCCCGGGACAACGGGGTGCGCACGGTCATCAAGTCCAAATCCATGACCGCGGAAGAGACCCTCCTGAACCATCACCTGGAGCACGAGGGGTTAACAGTGACCGAAACCGATCTGGGGGAATGGATCATCCAACTGCGGCACGAAGGCCCCTCCCACATGGTGATGCCGGCCATTCACCTGTCGCGCCACCAGGTGGCCGACCTGTTCACCCAGGTTACCGGACAACACCAGGATTCGGAAATACAACGCCTGGTCAAGGTGGCCCGGCGGGAACTGCGCCAGAAGTTCGCCCAGGCCGACATGGGCATCTCGGGGGCCAATTTCGCCATCGCCGACACGGGCACCATCGGTCTGGTCACCAACGAGGGCAATGCCCGCCTGGTCACGACCCTGCCACGGGTGCATGTGGCCCTGGTCGGCCTGGACAAACTGCTGCCCGGGCTGCTCGACGCGCTCAAGATTCTGCGGGTGTTGCCGCGCAACGCCACCGGACAGGCCATTACCTCCTACGTCACCTGGATCACCGGTCCGGCCGAATACCATCCATCTGAAACAGGCACTGCCAAGCAGATGCATATCGTCTTCCTGGACAACGGACGCCGCGCCCTGGCCGGAGACCCGATCTTCTCCCAGGTGCTGCGCTGCGTACGCTGCGGCGCGTGTGCCAATGTCTGCCCGGTCTATCGCATGGTGGGCGGTCACCAGTACGGCCACATTTACATCGGCGCCATCGGACTGATCGTCACCTATTTCTTCCACGGCCGCGAAAAGGCGCGCAACCTGGTACAGAACTGCATCAACTGCGGCGCCTGCAAGGCGGTGTGCGCCGCGGGCATCGACCTGCCGCAACTGATCAAGGAGGTACACGCCCGCATCCAGGACGAAGAGGGCCACCCGTTGCAAAGCACCATGCTGGCCACTGTGCTGAAAAACCGCCGCCTGTTCCACACCCTGCTCCGTTCGGCGCAACTCGCCCAGCGTCCGGTGACCGGCGGTACGGCCTACCTGCGCCACCTGCCCCACATCTTTTCCAAACAGCACAACTTCCGGGCCCTGCCGGCCATCGCCGAACGGCCCTTCCGCGACCGCTGGCCGGCCCTGCGGTACCGCGTGGCCCAACCGCGGTGTAAAGTGGCGCTGTTTTCCGGCTGCGTGCAGGACTTCGTCTACCCGGAACAGCTCGAAGCCGGCCTCCGGCTGCTATCCGCACACGGCGTCGATGTGGATTTCCCCATGGAGCAATCGTGTTGCGGTCTGCCCGTGGCCATGATGGGCGAAAACAAGGCCGCCCGCGACGTGGCTCGCCAGAACGTAGCGGCTATCGACCCGGATCGCTTCGATTATATCGTTACCCTCTGCGCCTCGTGTGCCTCCCACTTGCGCCACGCTTACCCGCGCCTGTTGGGGGACGAATCGGATGTCGGGCCGAAAGCCGAGAAGTTCGCCGCAAAGGTACAGCCGCTCAGCGTTTTGCTCCACCATATTCTGGCGATCGACTATGCCGCATTTTCCGCCGGCGGTGAAACGACCACATACCACGCACCCTGTCATCTCTGCCGGGGGATGGACGAGCACACCGCGCCCAAGGCCCTGATGGCCACCGCCGGCTACGGCTTCATCCCTGCGGCCGAAGAGGAGACCTGCTGCGGTTTCGGCGGCACCTACTCGGCCAAGTTTCCGGAAATTTCGGCCGAAATTCTGACGACAAAGCTCTCCGACATCGATGCCACCGGCGCACGGCTGCTTGTCACCGAATGCCCGGGCTGCGTGATGCAATTGCGCGGTGGGGCAAGACAGCGGGGAATGAAGATACGGGTGGCGCACTTGGCTGAAGCGTTGGCGGAGAGATTAAAAATCTGA
- a CDS encoding MFS transporter produces the protein MKRYVILIASVAMQMCLGATYSWSVYVQPLKDSTGLLQGPVQLPFTLFYFAFPVTMIFSGQLLPRLGPRICAVGGGLLFGCGWIVAGWGNDLFLFTMLGIGLMAGVGVGFAYIVPIATCIRWFPDRKGLVTGVAVAGFGGGAALVSQIGAWLMTVQEATPFATFQILGIAFMVLVGGAGLCMQYPPDTHMGKPPAGSLGRIISQRDFRRLYLAMGCGLAAGFTVNANLKELFIGGSLAAGVTAVGLFALANAAGRITWGWLFDRLGGRAMVSANLLSQALVLLLAPWVLVSSWGLLLFAGLTGFNYGGVLVLYASSVAHRWGSAALGQVYGLLFSANVPAALAPLLAGLLFDATGSFTPALYLIALLIVGAAFLFMHSPKNKVDLSTVQHAKR, from the coding sequence TTGAAACGCTATGTGATCCTGATCGCATCCGTAGCCATGCAGATGTGCCTCGGAGCGACCTATTCCTGGTCGGTCTATGTTCAGCCGTTGAAGGATTCCACCGGGCTGCTGCAGGGTCCGGTGCAGCTGCCATTTACCCTCTTTTACTTCGCCTTTCCCGTGACCATGATTTTCTCCGGCCAACTGCTCCCCCGCCTGGGGCCGCGAATCTGCGCCGTGGGGGGCGGGCTGCTGTTCGGCTGCGGATGGATCGTGGCCGGTTGGGGCAATGATCTTTTTCTCTTCACCATGCTGGGTATCGGGTTGATGGCAGGGGTCGGTGTCGGATTTGCCTACATCGTACCCATCGCCACGTGTATCCGCTGGTTTCCCGATCGCAAGGGGCTGGTCACCGGCGTTGCCGTGGCCGGATTCGGCGGCGGGGCTGCACTGGTCAGCCAGATCGGGGCCTGGCTGATGACCGTGCAAGAGGCGACGCCTTTTGCCACCTTTCAAATCCTGGGGATCGCCTTCATGGTCCTGGTGGGCGGCGCGGGCCTGTGCATGCAATACCCGCCGGACACACACATGGGCAAACCACCAGCTGGAAGCCTCGGCCGGATTATCTCCCAACGCGACTTTCGAAGACTTTACCTGGCCATGGGATGCGGACTGGCAGCGGGTTTCACGGTCAATGCCAATCTGAAGGAACTCTTTATCGGCGGCAGCCTGGCCGCCGGGGTCACGGCCGTAGGATTGTTCGCACTGGCCAACGCCGCCGGTCGTATCACCTGGGGATGGCTGTTCGACCGCCTTGGCGGAAGGGCCATGGTCAGCGCCAACCTGCTGTCCCAGGCCCTGGTGCTGCTGCTGGCGCCCTGGGTGCTGGTATCCTCATGGGGATTGCTGCTCTTTGCCGGGCTTACGGGGTTCAATTACGGTGGTGTCCTGGTACTCTATGCTTCCAGCGTAGCCCACCGCTGGGGCAGCGCCGCCCTGGGACAGGTGTATGGCCTGCTCTTTTCGGCCAATGTGCCGGCGGCCCTGGCCCCGTTGCTGGCCGGCCTGCTGTTCGATGCCACGGGCAGCTTCACGCCGGCGCTCTATCTTATCGCCCTTTTGATCGTCGGGGCGGCCTTTCTATTCATGCACTCTCCGAAAAACAAAGTAGATTTATCAACCGTTCAACATGCAAAGAGGTGA
- a CDS encoding TRAP transporter small permease subunit, producing MLEKVSAAIDTFNRKQGEWTALLIIPLLVVVVYEVFMRYVFNAPTIWGFEATTFLYGIHFMFGLAYTDVVDGHVKVDIFSSRASRRGQAILSILSNLVIFLPVFTCMTIWSWKFALLSTTQRELNSTSWAPPIYPIKILMALCFTFLLLQGISTLIKSINSLSSADKPASAAEV from the coding sequence ATGCTGGAAAAAGTCAGCGCAGCGATCGATACATTCAACCGCAAGCAGGGTGAATGGACGGCGCTGCTCATTATTCCCCTGCTGGTGGTCGTGGTCTACGAAGTGTTCATGCGATATGTATTCAACGCGCCGACCATCTGGGGCTTCGAGGCCACCACCTTTCTGTACGGTATTCACTTCATGTTCGGCCTGGCCTACACCGATGTGGTGGACGGACATGTAAAGGTGGATATCTTCAGCTCGCGCGCCAGCCGGCGCGGGCAGGCAATCCTCTCCATCCTCAGCAACCTGGTCATCTTTCTCCCGGTCTTCACCTGCATGACCATCTGGTCATGGAAATTCGCCCTGCTGTCTACCACTCAACGGGAGCTCAACTCCACCAGCTGGGCACCCCCGATCTATCCGATCAAGATCCTGATGGCGCTTTGCTTCACTTTTTTACTGCTGCAGGGCATCTCCACATTGATCAAGTCCATCAACTCACTTTCGTCGGCCGATAAGCCGGCTTCCGCAGCGGAGGTATAA